The following are from one region of the Azoarcus sp. PA01 genome:
- a CDS encoding alpha-amylase family glycosyl hydrolase translates to MILTGFAQHIAELGFTVIYLPPPWIDRSTWENGDDYGGGEGYFWSDFDLNSFYGTEEELRTLVEQCHQVGIKVIVDIVTNHRDYKRMTRDIWDYPGESWRACPQKQSRAKIFLAGDADIDHSCFRVQSCFIHNLNRLVVECNVDGFRWDQIYGMDPDLFNQWITNLQKAEIISIGEYWPRLEKDIRCGPLEDFDPLVERYGVDPIDRVIGWASDTSSHVLDYRFKEMVQRHDVQYLDYGLNTVNVEWIRKSMVTFVENHDTGMSPLCRVGRMGQMRWPCSEQHKPFAYTFMLCGPGVPMVYWPDLFDFGHYHLIAQLLRIRKNYGVAADCKWCASSRGPNRLSGTILDSDDHPIFELGFGELASSNLERKNILDSASLIRIATF, encoded by the coding sequence ATGATACTGACTGGCTTTGCGCAGCATATAGCCGAGTTGGGGTTTACGGTTATCTATCTTCCTCCTCCATGGATAGACCGTTCCACTTGGGAGAACGGAGACGACTATGGTGGAGGCGAAGGCTACTTCTGGTCTGACTTTGACCTGAACAGCTTTTATGGAACCGAAGAAGAACTTCGAACGTTGGTTGAACAGTGTCACCAAGTCGGTATTAAGGTGATTGTAGATATAGTCACGAATCATCGTGACTATAAGCGAATGACCAGAGACATCTGGGATTACCCCGGGGAATCTTGGAGAGCTTGTCCTCAAAAGCAATCAAGAGCAAAGATTTTTCTTGCTGGCGACGCGGATATCGATCATAGCTGTTTTCGCGTTCAATCATGCTTTATCCACAACTTGAATAGGCTCGTGGTTGAATGCAACGTTGATGGTTTTCGTTGGGACCAGATCTACGGAATGGATCCAGATCTTTTTAATCAATGGATTACAAACCTTCAAAAGGCCGAAATAATTTCGATTGGTGAATACTGGCCCCGACTTGAAAAAGATATTCGATGCGGTCCACTTGAAGATTTTGACCCTTTAGTCGAGCGCTATGGGGTCGATCCTATCGACCGAGTTATCGGCTGGGCTTCAGATACTAGTTCACACGTGCTGGACTATCGGTTTAAGGAAATGGTTCAACGTCATGACGTTCAATATCTTGACTACGGACTAAATACGGTTAACGTCGAGTGGATTCGGAAGTCGATGGTAACGTTTGTGGAGAACCACGATACAGGAATGTCCCCCCTTTGTCGTGTTGGGCGCATGGGGCAGATGCGTTGGCCATGTTCCGAACAACACAAGCCTTTTGCTTACACGTTTATGTTATGCGGACCTGGCGTGCCAATGGTTTATTGGCCGGACCTTTTCGATTTCGGGCATTATCACTTAATCGCCCAACTCTTAAGAATAAGAAAAAACTACGGAGTTGCGGCGGACTGTAAATGGTGCGCCTCATCTAGAGGCCCCAACAGGTTATCGGGGACCATTCTTGATTCAGACGATCACCCAATTTTTGAATTGGGTTTTGGAGAATTGGCGAGCTCAAATTTAGAGCGGAAGAATATTCTTGATTCGGCCAGCCTAATCAGGATTGCAACATTTTGA
- the istB gene encoding IS21-like element helper ATPase IstB, with amino-acid sequence MNPATELAPQLKQLRLSGILDSLEARNRQAIDAKLAYTEFLALLIQDEVARREQKKFATRLRRAAFRATKTLEGFEFDRLPSTNRALVHDLATGRYIDERAPVLIVGPCGTGKSHLAQALGHCAVRQGHDVVFASCSQLLASLNAARATGAYERKLQQLARVPVLIIDDFGLKPLRSPADEDLHDLIAERYEQAATVVTSNLDFTEWDQAFPGNRLLASATVDRLRHNAYCLTLDGASYRSPRHGPNKAKTALASTPKNNES; translated from the coding sequence ATGAATCCCGCCACCGAACTGGCGCCGCAGCTCAAGCAGTTACGCCTTTCCGGCATCCTCGACTCGCTCGAGGCCCGCAACCGCCAGGCCATTGACGCGAAGCTCGCCTACACGGAATTTCTCGCGCTACTGATCCAGGACGAGGTCGCGCGGCGCGAGCAGAAGAAGTTCGCCACGCGGCTGCGCCGCGCGGCGTTTCGCGCGACCAAGACCCTCGAAGGCTTCGAGTTCGACCGGCTGCCCTCGACCAACCGCGCGCTGGTGCATGATCTGGCCACGGGGCGCTACATCGACGAGCGCGCCCCGGTGCTCATCGTCGGCCCCTGCGGCACCGGCAAGAGCCATCTCGCGCAGGCGCTCGGCCACTGCGCGGTGCGCCAGGGTCACGACGTCGTCTTCGCGTCCTGCTCGCAGTTGCTCGCGAGCCTCAATGCGGCGCGGGCTACCGGAGCCTATGAACGGAAGCTCCAGCAACTGGCGCGCGTGCCGGTCCTCATCATCGATGACTTCGGGCTGAAACCGCTGCGTTCGCCCGCCGACGAAGACCTGCATGACCTGATCGCCGAACGTTACGAGCAGGCCGCCACCGTCGTCACCAGCAACCTCGACTTCACCGAGTGGGACCAGGCCTTCCCGGGTAACCGCCTACTTGCTTCCGCCACCGTCGATCGCCTGCGTCACAACGCCTACTGCCTGACGCTCGACGGGGCTTCCTACCGCTCGCCCCGACACGGTCCAAACAAGGCCAAAACAGCCCTTGCCAGCACCCCGAAAAACAACGAATCTTGA
- a CDS encoding IS3 family transposase (programmed frameshift), whose protein sequence is MKRSTKFSSEVVERAVRMVFEAKDQYESQWAAIVSIAAKIGCTAETLRRWVRQHERDTVQRDGVTTAEAARLKELEREVRELKKANEILRLASALFRAGGARPPQQVMNGFLDTHRERFGIEPICRVLQVAPSAYRRAVARRRDPALRSSRTRRDEVLAGHIERVWQANLQVYEARKVWRQLQREGLEVARCTVERLMRAQGLRGARRGKAVRTTRPDPAAPCPLDRVNRQFAAPRPNQLWVSDFTYVSSWQGFVYVAFVIDVFARFIVGWRVSRSMHTEFVLDALEQALWARQPERNALIHHSDPGSQYVSIRYSERLSEADIEPSVGSRGDSYDNALPETINGLYKAEVIHRRGPWKSVEAVELATLEWVSWFNCH, encoded by the exons ATGAAGAGATCAACGAAGTTCTCCTCCGAGGTGGTCGAGCGCGCCGTGCGCATGGTGTTCGAGGCCAAAGACCAGTACGAATCCCAGTGGGCGGCGATCGTCTCGATCGCAGCAAAGATTGGCTGCACGGCGGAAACGCTGCGCCGTTGGGTTCGCCAGCATGAGCGGGACACTGTGCAGCGTGACGGGGTCACGACCGCGGAGGCGGCCCGCCTCAAGGAGCTCGAGCGCGAGGTGCGCGAGCTGAAGAAAGCCAACGAGATCCTGCGCCTGGCCAGCGCGT TATTTCGCGCAGGCGGAGCTCGACCGCCGCAACAAGTGATGAACGGCTTCCTCGACACGCACCGCGAGCGCTTCGGGATCGAGCCGATCTGCAGGGTACTGCAGGTTGCCCCGTCCGCTTATCGACGCGCCGTGGCGCGCCGGCGCGATCCGGCCTTGCGCTCGTCGCGAACCCGTCGTGACGAGGTGCTGGCGGGCCACATCGAGCGGGTCTGGCAGGCGAATCTGCAGGTGTATGAAGCGCGCAAAGTGTGGCGGCAGCTGCAGCGCGAAGGCCTCGAGGTCGCGCGCTGCACCGTGGAGCGGCTGATGCGTGCCCAAGGGCTGCGCGGTGCCAGGCGTGGCAAGGCGGTTCGGACCACCCGGCCCGATCCTGCTGCACCTTGTCCGCTCGATCGCGTCAATCGGCAGTTCGCTGCGCCGCGCCCGAACCAGCTCTGGGTCTCTGACTTCACGTATGTCTCGAGTTGGCAGGGTTTTGTGTACGTGGCCTTCGTCATCGACGTCTTCGCCCGCTTCATCGTGGGCTGGCGCGTCAGCCGATCCATGCACACCGAATTCGTGCTCGACGCTCTGGAGCAGGCTCTGTGGGCGCGCCAACCCGAGCGCAACGCTTTGATTCATCATAGCGATCCCGGCTCGCAGTACGTGTCGATCCGCTACAGTGAGCGACTGAGTGAGGCGGACATCGAGCCGTCGGTCGGCAGCCGCGGGGACAGCTACGACAATGCCCTGCCCGAGACGATCAACGGGCTGTACAAGGCAGAAGTCATTCATCGGCGTGGCCCATGGAAAAGCGTTGAAGCGGTCGAGTTGGCCACCCTCGAATGGGTCTCATGGTTCAACTGTCACTGA
- a CDS encoding RES family NAD+ phosphorylase, producing MAEEIFESDICQEEPNNPQGLPAAPIRDPFLLPALLHDNCRDQGYNVICLCVLGEPVPPSDQEIRNKYRLPDSVPIRHELPNPQELAETSSFLLRTAQAFGYEEWMWRSVGGMLIGVAVIVPAIDGVIQYWAPKIDAAYEYAAPYLDAVAQSGVRLSEDLIAFGGSPGSTTEERGRLVLAPYDGSSFGPSASAWLTVGKAVFWRIVPTRHLARPFQGPLSHDTFWLPQGTPVALAAEHLLQAILEGFIAPSFHDQVHARDWTRHVLLRASLDSVKVRVATSVEAGAHGGIHKLAHRWFSETESALLLVPSRSLSDSRTVIINLQHPDARRIAIEKVSLRPSA from the coding sequence TTGGCAGAAGAAATTTTCGAGTCGGACATCTGTCAGGAGGAACCCAATAATCCCCAGGGGTTGCCCGCCGCTCCGATCCGAGACCCCTTTTTGTTGCCGGCCCTGCTCCACGACAATTGCCGAGATCAGGGCTATAACGTGATCTGTCTGTGCGTGCTTGGGGAACCGGTGCCACCCTCCGATCAAGAGATCCGTAACAAGTACCGATTGCCAGACAGCGTGCCGATACGCCATGAGCTGCCGAACCCACAGGAGCTCGCCGAGACCTCGTCGTTTCTGCTGCGCACCGCACAGGCGTTTGGCTACGAGGAATGGATGTGGAGGTCCGTCGGCGGCATGCTGATCGGCGTTGCTGTGATCGTGCCCGCCATCGATGGCGTGATCCAGTATTGGGCGCCGAAAATTGATGCTGCCTACGAGTATGCGGCGCCTTATCTTGACGCGGTCGCCCAGTCTGGCGTCAGACTGTCTGAGGATCTCATCGCGTTTGGCGGCTCACCCGGTTCGACGACAGAAGAGCGCGGCCGCCTTGTCCTGGCGCCTTATGACGGCTCGAGTTTTGGGCCGTCAGCAAGTGCGTGGCTGACCGTCGGAAAGGCGGTGTTCTGGCGAATCGTGCCGACACGCCATCTTGCGCGACCCTTCCAGGGACCGCTTTCGCACGACACCTTCTGGCTGCCGCAAGGCACGCCCGTGGCATTGGCGGCCGAACATCTGCTGCAGGCGATCCTCGAGGGCTTCATCGCGCCGTCGTTTCACGACCAGGTACACGCACGAGATTGGACTCGTCACGTCCTGCTTCGCGCGTCACTCGACTCCGTGAAAGTGCGCGTTGCGACTTCTGTCGAGGCAGGCGCACACGGCGGCATCCACAAACTGGCTCATCGTTGGTTCAGTGAGACGGAGTCCGCATTGCTTCTCGTTCCGTCTCGCAGTTTATCGGATTCGCGGACCGTCATCATCAATCTTCAACATCCTGATGCACGACGCATCGCGATCGAGAAGGTGAGCCTACGTCCTTCAGCTTAG
- the istA gene encoding IS21 family transposase, with translation MYEYRQALMRMRQGDSEREIARAKLMGRAKAARFRELAAARGWLDPAQPVPEDAEIAAAIGRPRLPVTAQSSIGAYRPLIEQWLAQGVSGVVIHATLKREHGFTGHYSSVRRLIAAIERERPPEATVRLSFAPGEAAQVDFGAGPQLVDPATGELRRTWAFVMTLCFSRHQYVEFVWDQSVRTWLGCHRRAFEWFGAVPARLIIDNAKCAITKACAHDPEVQRAYAECAEGYGFRIDACPPQDPQKKGIVEAGVKYVKGNFLPTRSFRDLADLNAQARDWVLQEAGLRIHGTTRVQPLASFAVERSVLRPLPAVPPDLGTWHQVAVHRDCHVSFERALYSVPFALVGKRLWLRATDTVVTVYQDFKPVATHARARRPGERRTVTDHLPPAAQRFFAHDRSWCLQQAAEIGEACARLIGRLLTDRISERLRAAQGVLQLKSRYGAARLEAACARALDHDSPHYRTVKTILAGGHDLQPLTAVSTEPYADRARFARATAALFADESPSLH, from the coding sequence ATGTACGAGTACCGCCAGGCCCTGATGCGCATGCGTCAGGGCGACTCCGAGCGCGAGATCGCGCGCGCGAAACTGATGGGACGGGCGAAGGCGGCCCGTTTCCGGGAGTTGGCCGCCGCCCGCGGCTGGCTCGATCCGGCGCAGCCGGTGCCGGAGGACGCCGAGATCGCCGCGGCGATCGGCCGGCCGCGCCTGCCGGTGACCGCGCAGTCGTCGATTGGCGCCTACCGGCCGCTCATCGAGCAGTGGTTGGCGCAGGGCGTGTCGGGCGTGGTGATCCACGCCACCCTCAAACGCGAGCACGGTTTCACCGGGCACTATTCCAGCGTGCGCCGGCTCATTGCCGCGATCGAGCGCGAGCGCCCGCCGGAAGCGACCGTGCGCTTGTCGTTCGCGCCGGGCGAAGCGGCGCAGGTCGATTTCGGCGCCGGCCCGCAGCTCGTGGATCCGGCCACGGGCGAGCTGCGCCGCACGTGGGCCTTCGTGATGACGCTGTGTTTCTCGCGGCACCAGTACGTCGAGTTCGTGTGGGATCAGAGCGTGCGCACCTGGCTCGGCTGCCATCGGCGCGCCTTCGAGTGGTTCGGCGCGGTGCCCGCTCGCCTCATCATCGACAACGCCAAGTGCGCGATCACCAAGGCGTGCGCGCACGACCCCGAGGTGCAGCGCGCCTACGCCGAATGCGCCGAAGGCTACGGCTTTCGGATCGACGCCTGCCCGCCCCAGGATCCGCAGAAGAAGGGGATCGTGGAGGCGGGCGTCAAATACGTGAAGGGCAACTTCCTGCCCACGCGCAGCTTCCGCGATCTGGCCGATCTGAACGCCCAGGCGCGCGATTGGGTGTTGCAGGAAGCGGGGCTGCGCATTCACGGCACGACGCGGGTGCAGCCGCTCGCGAGCTTCGCCGTCGAGCGCAGCGTGCTGCGGCCGCTGCCGGCGGTGCCGCCGGATCTGGGCACCTGGCACCAGGTGGCGGTGCATCGCGACTGTCACGTCAGCTTCGAGCGCGCGCTGTACTCCGTGCCGTTCGCCCTGGTCGGCAAACGCCTGTGGCTGCGGGCGACCGACACCGTCGTCACGGTCTATCAGGACTTCAAACCGGTCGCCACCCACGCCCGCGCCCGTCGTCCCGGCGAGCGGCGCACCGTCACCGACCATCTGCCGCCCGCCGCCCAGCGCTTCTTCGCGCACGACCGCAGCTGGTGTCTGCAGCAGGCCGCGGAGATCGGCGAGGCGTGCGCCCGGCTCATCGGGCGGCTGCTCACCGACCGCATCAGTGAGCGGCTACGCGCCGCCCAAGGCGTGCTGCAGTTGAAGAGCCGCTACGGCGCGGCGCGCCTGGAGGCCGCCTGCGCGCGTGCGCTCGACCACGACAGCCCGCATTACCGCACCGTCAAGACCATCCTCGCCGGCGGCCACGACCTGCAGCCGCTCACCGCGGTCAGCACCGAACCCTATGCCGACCGCGCCCGCTTCGCTCGTGCCACCGCGGCGCTCTTCGCTGACGAATCCCCCTCGCTTCACTGA